The Henckelia pumila isolate YLH828 chromosome 2, ASM3356847v2, whole genome shotgun sequence genome includes a window with the following:
- the LOC140879789 gene encoding protein TRANSPORT INHIBITOR RESPONSE 1-like, which yields MAYAFPEEVLEHVFSFLSSDKDRNAVSLVCKSWFEIERWCRRRIFIGNCYAVTPKIVIRRFPDVRVLELKGKPHFADYNLVPEGWGGYVYPWIVAMSGAYPLLEEIKLKRMVVSDESLEMISKSFKNFKVLVLSSCEGFTTEGLASIAANCRNLRELDLGESEVEDLSGHWLTHFPDNYSSLVSLNISCLGSEVNFSVLERLVVRCPNLTTLRLNRAVPLEKLPILLQHAPQLSDLGTGAYFADIRPDIFSNLADAFSLCKQLKSLSGFWDVVPAYVPAMYCVCSGITSLNLSYATIQSMDLIKLVSQCPNLQRLWVLDYIEDIGLEAIAASCKDLQELRVFPSDPFGNEPNVSLTEQGLVAISEGCPKLQSVLYFCRQMSNAALLAIAKNRPNLIRFRLCILEPRAPDYLNLEPLDNGFGAIVENCKELRRLSLSGLLTDKVFECIGTHAKKLEMLSIAFAGNSDLGLHHVLSGCESLRKLEIMDCPFGDQALLANAGKLETMRSLWMSSCSVTVGACKLLGQKMPRLNVEVIDESGPPDSRPESCPAGKLYVYRTVAGQRVDMPGFVWTVDADAGLRFS from the exons ATGGCGTACGCCTTCCCGGAGGAGGTTCTGGAGCACGTTTTctcgttcctgagctccgacAAGGATCGGAACGCGGTCTCGTTGGTGTGCAAGTCGTGGTTCGAGATCGAGAGGTGGTGCCGGAGGAGGATTTTCATTGGAAATTGCTACGCTGTGACGCCGAAGATCGTGATCCGGAGGTTCCCAGATGTGCGGGTGCTGGAGCTGAAGGGGAAGCCGCACTTCGCGGACTACAACCTCGTGCCGGAGGGTTGGGGGGGTTACGTGTACCCCTGGATTGTCGCCATGTCCGGAGCTTATCCCCTTCTGGAGGAGATCAAGCTTAAACGGATGGTAGTGAGTGATGAGAGCCTGGAGATGATCTCGAAGTCGTTTAAGAATTTCAAGGTCTTGGTGCTCTCTTCGTGCGAAGGTTTCACCACCGAAGGTCTAGCTTCTATAGCCGCAAATTGCAG GAATCTCCGAGAATTAGACTTGGGAGAGAGTGAAGTGGAGGACTTGAGTGGTCATTGGCTAACTCATTTTCCAGACAACTATTCTTCACTAGTGTCTCTTAATATATCTTGCTTGGGGTCAGAGGTGAATTTTTCTGTCTTGGAGCGGTTGGTTGTGCGATGCCCAAATCTGACAACACTTAGGCTAAACCGTGCTGTGCCTCTTGAGAAGCTACCTATTCTACTTCAGCATGCACCCCAGTTGTCTGATCTAGGTACTGGGGCATACTTTGCTGACATTCGCCCGGACATCTTCTCAAACTTGGCAGATGCCTTTTCACTTTGCAAGCAACTAAAAAGCTTGTCAGGTTTTTGGGATGTGGTTCCCGCATATGTTCCAGCGATGTATTGTGTTTGCTCTGGAATTACTTCCTTGAATTTGAGTTATGCCACTATTCAAAGCATGGATCTCATCAAGCTTGTTAGCCAATGCCCGAACTTGCAGCGACTGTGG GTTCTGGATTACATAGAAGACATCGGTCTTGAAGCTATTGCTGCATCTTGCAAGGACCTGCAAGAGCTTCGTGTATTTCCTTCAGATCCTTTTGGAAATGAACCAAATGTATCTTTGACAGAACAAGGGCTTGTCGCTATATCAGAGGGCTGCCCCAAACTTCAATCTGTTTTATATTTCTGCCGCCAGATGTCAAATGCTGCATTACTTGCAATAGCAAAAAATCGCCCAAATTTGATCCGCTTCCGTTTGTGCATTCTCGAGCCTCGAGCCCCTGATTACTTAAACCTTGAACCACTGGATAACGGTTTTGGGGCTATTGTAGAAAACTGCAAGGAACTGCGTCGCCTTTCTCTCTCGGGCCTCCTCACAGATAAAGTATTTGAATGTATTGGGACACATGCTAAGAAATTGGAGATGCTCTCTATTGCGTTTGCTGGGAATAGCGACTTGGGCCTCCATCATGTGTTGTCTGGGTGTGAAAGTCTTCGGAAATTGGAGATAATGGACTGCCCGTTTGGGGATCAGGCACTCTTGGCCAATGCTGGGAAGCTGGAGACAATGCGATCCCTTTGGATGTCTTCTTGCTCGGTAACTGTTGGAGCATGCAAGTTACTTGGTCAGAAGATGCCCCGACTCAATGTTGAAGTGATAGACGAGAGTGGACCCCCAGATTCTAGGCCCGAAAGCTGCCCTGCTGGGAAACTTTATGTTTACAGGACGGTTGCGGGACAAAGGGTGGATATGCCTGGTTTTGTTTGGACAGTGGATGCAGATGCAGGCTTAAGGTTTTCGTGA